In the genome of Physeter macrocephalus isolate SW-GA chromosome 20, ASM283717v5, whole genome shotgun sequence, one region contains:
- the LOC112067098 gene encoding uncharacterized protein produces MRYHLVCTCGSIRTVPTPAFSPKQFNNLTSNILSGSRSDYLSKEFPTHAPRLSSTVSFLVPEREVPFTASVGHSLPHQKRPANWPGFTEAESQSIAGRDKDLTCNILKPRVKSTYDKNVEFQLNSISSPESPRKQRRSRCSRRQDGHTLAQQGKCAGERYKLSHPEEARMPPRKSLTKEACELPGGLVARIRRFHQRSIQNNLPLCLQDSDQTVPSLILFQTRLVAPPLPPKDLLPTHNNTAVI; encoded by the exons ATGAGATATCATCTG GTCTGCACCTGTGGCTCCATAAGGACAGTACCAACCCCAGCATTTTCTCCAAAGCAATTTAATAACCTCACTTCTAACATCCTTTCTGGGAGCAGATCAGATTATCTCTCAAAGGAGTTTCCCACTCATGCACCTCGTCTATCTTCCACTGTTTCCTTTCTTGTG CCTGAAAGAGAAGTCCCTTTCACAGCCTCTGTGGGGCATTCACTGCCTCACCAGAAGAGACCTGCCAACTGGCCTGGGTTCACTGAAGCTGAAAGCCAAAGCATAGCAGGAAGGGATAAGGATCTCACCTGTAACATCTTGAAACCCAGGGTCAAGAGCACCTATGACAAGAACGTGGAATTCCAGCTGAACTCCATTAGCTCCCCGGAGAGCCCGAGGAAGCAGAGGCGGTCCAGGTGCTCAAGAAGACAGGACGGGCACACTTTGGCACAACAGGGCAAATGTGCAGGCGAAAGGTACAAGCTAAGTCACCCAGAAGAGGCCAGGATGCCCCCAAGGAAGTCCTTGACCAAGGAAGCATGTgagctccctggtggtctagtggctaggattcggcGCTTTCACCAACGAAGCAT ACAGAATAACCTTCCCCTCTGCCTTCAAGATTCAGACCAAACTGTCCCTTCCTTAATCCTCTTCCAGACAAGATTAGTGGCCCCTCCTTTGCCTCCCAAGGATCTCTTGCCCACCCATAACAATACTGCTGTAATTTGA